A single window of Macaca mulatta isolate MMU2019108-1 chromosome 9, T2T-MMU8v2.0, whole genome shotgun sequence DNA harbors:
- the PLAU gene encoding urokinase-type plasminogen activator isoform X1 translates to MRALLAHLLLCVLVVSDSKGSRELQVPSDCGCLNGGTCMSNKYFSSIHWCNCPKKFGGQHCEIDKSKTCYEGNGHFYRGKASTDTMGRSCLAWNSATVLQQTYHAHRSDALQLGLGKHNYCRNPDNRRRPWCYVQVGLKQLVQECMVQNCADGKKPSSPPEELQFQCGQRTLRPRFKIVGGEFTTIENQPWFAAIYRRHRGGSVTYVCGGSLISPCWVVSATHCFINYPKKEDYIVYLGRSRLNSNTQGEMKFEVENLILHEDYSADTLAHHNDIALLKIRSKEGRCAQPSRTIQTICLPSTYNDPPFGTSCEITGFGKENSTDYLYPERLKMTVVKLVSHQKCQQPHYYGSEVTTKMLCAADPQWETDSCQGDSGGPLVCSIQGHMTLTGIVSWGRGCALKDKPGVYTRVSRFLPWIHSHTREENGLAL, encoded by the exons ATGAGAGCCCTGCTGGCACACCTGCTTCTCTGCGTCCTGGTCGTGAGCGACTCCAAA GGCAGCCGTGAACTTCAGGTTCCAT CAGACTGTGGCTGTCTAAATGGAGGAACATGTATGTCCAACAAGTACTTCTCCAGCATTCACTGGTGCAACTGCCCAAAGAAGTTCGGAGGGCAGCACTGTGAGATAG ATAAGTCAAAAACCTGCTATGAGGGGAATGGTCACTTTTACCGAGGAAAGGCCAGCACTGACACCATGGGCCGGTCCTGCCTGGCCTGGAACTCTGCCACCGTCCTTCAGCAAACATACCATGCCCACAGATCTGATGCTCTTCAGCTGGGCCTGGGGAAGCACAATTACTGCAG GAACCCAGACAACCGGAGGCGACCCTGGTGCTATGTGCAGGTCGGCCTAAAGCAGCTTGTCCAAGAGTGCATGGTGCAAAACTGTGCAGATG GAAAAAAGCCCTCCTCTCCTCCAGAAGAATTACAGTTTCAGTGTGGCCAAAGGACTCTGAGGCCCCGCTTTAAGATTGTTGGGGGAGAATTCACCACCATTGAGAACCAGCCCTGGTTTGCAGCCATCTACAGGAGGCACCGGGGCGGCTCTGTCACCTACGTGTGTGGAGGCAGCCTCATCAGCCCTTGCTGGGTGGTCAGCGCCACACACTGCTTCAT TAATTACCCAAAGAAGGAGGACTACATCGTCTACCTGGGTCGCTCAAGGCTTAACTCCAACACGCAAGGGGAGATGAAGTTTGAGGTGGAAAACCTCATCCTACATGAGGACTACAGCGCTGACACGCTTGCTCACCACAACGACATTG ccttgctgaaGATCCGTTCTAAGGAGGGCAGGTGTGCGCAGCCATCCCGGACTATACAGACCATCTGCCTGCCCTCGACGTATAACGATCCCCCTTTTGGCACAAGCTGTGAGATCACTGGCTTTGGAAAAGAGAATTCTA CCGACTATCTCTATCCGGAGCGGCTGAAAATGACTGTTGTGAAGCTGGTTTCCCACCAGAAGTGTCAGCAGCCCCACTACTACGGCTCTGAAGTCACCACCAAAATGCTGTGTGCTGCTGACCCACAGTGGGAAACAGATTCCTGCCAG GGAGACTCAGGGGGACCCCTTGTCTGTTCCATCCAAGGCCACATGACTTTGACTGGAATTGTGAGCTGGGGCCGTGGATGTGCCCTAAAGGACAAGCCAGGCGTCTACACGAGAGTCTCACGCTTCTTGCCCTGGATTCACAGTCACACCAGGGAAGAGAATGGCCTAGCCCTCTGA
- the PLAU gene encoding urokinase-type plasminogen activator isoform X3 — protein sequence MVFHVRIDTNRGSRELQVPSDCGCLNGGTCMSNKYFSSIHWCNCPKKFGGQHCEIDKSKTCYEGNGHFYRGKASTDTMGRSCLAWNSATVLQQTYHAHRSDALQLGLGKHNYCRNPDNRRRPWCYVQVGLKQLVQECMVQNCADGKKPSSPPEELQFQCGQRTLRPRFKIVGGEFTTIENQPWFAAIYRRHRGGSVTYVCGGSLISPCWVVSATHCFINYPKKEDYIVYLGRSRLNSNTQGEMKFEVENLILHEDYSADTLAHHNDIALLKIRSKEGRCAQPSRTIQTICLPSTYNDPPFGTSCEITGFGKENSTDYLYPERLKMTVVKLVSHQKCQQPHYYGSEVTTKMLCAADPQWETDSCQGDSGGPLVCSIQGHMTLTGIVSWGRGCALKDKPGVYTRVSRFLPWIHSHTREENGLAL from the exons ATGGTCTTCCATGTGAGAATAGATACGAACAGG GGCAGCCGTGAACTTCAGGTTCCAT CAGACTGTGGCTGTCTAAATGGAGGAACATGTATGTCCAACAAGTACTTCTCCAGCATTCACTGGTGCAACTGCCCAAAGAAGTTCGGAGGGCAGCACTGTGAGATAG ATAAGTCAAAAACCTGCTATGAGGGGAATGGTCACTTTTACCGAGGAAAGGCCAGCACTGACACCATGGGCCGGTCCTGCCTGGCCTGGAACTCTGCCACCGTCCTTCAGCAAACATACCATGCCCACAGATCTGATGCTCTTCAGCTGGGCCTGGGGAAGCACAATTACTGCAG GAACCCAGACAACCGGAGGCGACCCTGGTGCTATGTGCAGGTCGGCCTAAAGCAGCTTGTCCAAGAGTGCATGGTGCAAAACTGTGCAGATG GAAAAAAGCCCTCCTCTCCTCCAGAAGAATTACAGTTTCAGTGTGGCCAAAGGACTCTGAGGCCCCGCTTTAAGATTGTTGGGGGAGAATTCACCACCATTGAGAACCAGCCCTGGTTTGCAGCCATCTACAGGAGGCACCGGGGCGGCTCTGTCACCTACGTGTGTGGAGGCAGCCTCATCAGCCCTTGCTGGGTGGTCAGCGCCACACACTGCTTCAT TAATTACCCAAAGAAGGAGGACTACATCGTCTACCTGGGTCGCTCAAGGCTTAACTCCAACACGCAAGGGGAGATGAAGTTTGAGGTGGAAAACCTCATCCTACATGAGGACTACAGCGCTGACACGCTTGCTCACCACAACGACATTG ccttgctgaaGATCCGTTCTAAGGAGGGCAGGTGTGCGCAGCCATCCCGGACTATACAGACCATCTGCCTGCCCTCGACGTATAACGATCCCCCTTTTGGCACAAGCTGTGAGATCACTGGCTTTGGAAAAGAGAATTCTA CCGACTATCTCTATCCGGAGCGGCTGAAAATGACTGTTGTGAAGCTGGTTTCCCACCAGAAGTGTCAGCAGCCCCACTACTACGGCTCTGAAGTCACCACCAAAATGCTGTGTGCTGCTGACCCACAGTGGGAAACAGATTCCTGCCAG GGAGACTCAGGGGGACCCCTTGTCTGTTCCATCCAAGGCCACATGACTTTGACTGGAATTGTGAGCTGGGGCCGTGGATGTGCCCTAAAGGACAAGCCAGGCGTCTACACGAGAGTCTCACGCTTCTTGCCCTGGATTCACAGTCACACCAGGGAAGAGAATGGCCTAGCCCTCTGA
- the PLAU gene encoding urokinase-type plasminogen activator isoform X2 yields the protein MRALLAHLLLCVLVVSDSKGSRELQVPYCGCLNGGTCMSNKYFSSIHWCNCPKKFGGQHCEIDKSKTCYEGNGHFYRGKASTDTMGRSCLAWNSATVLQQTYHAHRSDALQLGLGKHNYCRNPDNRRRPWCYVQVGLKQLVQECMVQNCADGKKPSSPPEELQFQCGQRTLRPRFKIVGGEFTTIENQPWFAAIYRRHRGGSVTYVCGGSLISPCWVVSATHCFINYPKKEDYIVYLGRSRLNSNTQGEMKFEVENLILHEDYSADTLAHHNDIALLKIRSKEGRCAQPSRTIQTICLPSTYNDPPFGTSCEITGFGKENSTDYLYPERLKMTVVKLVSHQKCQQPHYYGSEVTTKMLCAADPQWETDSCQGDSGGPLVCSIQGHMTLTGIVSWGRGCALKDKPGVYTRVSRFLPWIHSHTREENGLAL from the exons ATGAGAGCCCTGCTGGCACACCTGCTTCTCTGCGTCCTGGTCGTGAGCGACTCCAAA GGCAGCCGTGAACTTCAGGTTCCAT ACTGTGGCTGTCTAAATGGAGGAACATGTATGTCCAACAAGTACTTCTCCAGCATTCACTGGTGCAACTGCCCAAAGAAGTTCGGAGGGCAGCACTGTGAGATAG ATAAGTCAAAAACCTGCTATGAGGGGAATGGTCACTTTTACCGAGGAAAGGCCAGCACTGACACCATGGGCCGGTCCTGCCTGGCCTGGAACTCTGCCACCGTCCTTCAGCAAACATACCATGCCCACAGATCTGATGCTCTTCAGCTGGGCCTGGGGAAGCACAATTACTGCAG GAACCCAGACAACCGGAGGCGACCCTGGTGCTATGTGCAGGTCGGCCTAAAGCAGCTTGTCCAAGAGTGCATGGTGCAAAACTGTGCAGATG GAAAAAAGCCCTCCTCTCCTCCAGAAGAATTACAGTTTCAGTGTGGCCAAAGGACTCTGAGGCCCCGCTTTAAGATTGTTGGGGGAGAATTCACCACCATTGAGAACCAGCCCTGGTTTGCAGCCATCTACAGGAGGCACCGGGGCGGCTCTGTCACCTACGTGTGTGGAGGCAGCCTCATCAGCCCTTGCTGGGTGGTCAGCGCCACACACTGCTTCAT TAATTACCCAAAGAAGGAGGACTACATCGTCTACCTGGGTCGCTCAAGGCTTAACTCCAACACGCAAGGGGAGATGAAGTTTGAGGTGGAAAACCTCATCCTACATGAGGACTACAGCGCTGACACGCTTGCTCACCACAACGACATTG ccttgctgaaGATCCGTTCTAAGGAGGGCAGGTGTGCGCAGCCATCCCGGACTATACAGACCATCTGCCTGCCCTCGACGTATAACGATCCCCCTTTTGGCACAAGCTGTGAGATCACTGGCTTTGGAAAAGAGAATTCTA CCGACTATCTCTATCCGGAGCGGCTGAAAATGACTGTTGTGAAGCTGGTTTCCCACCAGAAGTGTCAGCAGCCCCACTACTACGGCTCTGAAGTCACCACCAAAATGCTGTGTGCTGCTGACCCACAGTGGGAAACAGATTCCTGCCAG GGAGACTCAGGGGGACCCCTTGTCTGTTCCATCCAAGGCCACATGACTTTGACTGGAATTGTGAGCTGGGGCCGTGGATGTGCCCTAAAGGACAAGCCAGGCGTCTACACGAGAGTCTCACGCTTCTTGCCCTGGATTCACAGTCACACCAGGGAAGAGAATGGCCTAGCCCTCTGA